Part of the Quercus robur chromosome 5, dhQueRobu3.1, whole genome shotgun sequence genome, aacctcttgttccatttatttatgtattctcaatagcgtttttttttttttctttgttataatAGCATTTGCAAAATTTATGATCATAAAACGAaactttgttatattttaaactttcaatACGTTTCCATTGCCATTGTGTTGGTGCAGTTCATGTAATTAATGGATAAAtagaatgaaaattttcttgtaattaatACACTAAAATTATGTATTATGGAGCACATAGATAAGGATTCCCTTTTGGATAGATACTTATGAAGACGATGTTGATAGCCTTTGACTTTGATCTAGATTCAAGAGGCATTTTATGTTACAAAATTATAGCAAATGTGATCTCATCTCTGAATGTAGCCTATAAatataaggggaaaaaatgggCAGGACGAGCAGAGAAAATCATAAATAAGGATTTCTGTCAGacttttaattatatattttgtccATGTTAATgtgtaaatataattaattaaggcTATTTTTAACTGTTATTCATCTTCATATAAGCCAAGGCTTTGATAGCATTTGTTAATGCACCCAAGATTTTTTTCTTAGGAATAAAATGTGATTAGGCTTCatccatttgtttttttttattgcttgttTGACTAGAAAATTTTCATACTTTTCTCTTATTCTGAATTAGTTATTCAACCTAATTTGGTTGAATAGTACTAGAGAGTAGTGAATGTAGGTGCTGTCTTCAACATGTAAATTAAAGTGGATATATTGACTGCGATCCCTTTGTAATTTCTTGCAGACCTCTAGTTGTTTTCAAGCAAGGGTTTCGAAGCCGGCAATACTGGTAATTGTTCTAATCTTGACATCCCTTTTTTCCAAATGCTGATTGTGTTTAAAAGAAAGCCAAAGTAAATAATGAAGTTTATGGTCTTTATGAACCTTGTCAAActtcaagagaaaaagaaaaagaactataTCATGATCATGTGACAATGGATCctttagatttgtaatatttaatctaaattataaaatggATACATTTCAAATTGAGatgattcttttctttcctaaGGAATTGATGAATGTATTTACTTCAACAAGATAATTAGTGCATATAAAGACAGGACTTCACAAAACTTAACATAGGGTAACATTTAGAACCTCAATGAAGCCAAGGCTTATACTgttcttttgtcattttatccCTCTTCTATTTCCTtccctttaaaagaaaaagtgtgcTTCCAATAATAAATTTCgaattcacaaatcacaatgtCTAAAATTAGTCACCAAATCTGAAAATGTTTAggactaattttatatttttagttcTTCAGctattctttgtttctattCAACATGATACTTCAGAATACTCTAGTTTTAACATGTTTACATGTAATCTGTATTTTCTGTAGTTTGGTCGAGTGCTCAGATATTTGCAATTTGATTGGGGATGGTGATGATGGACCTTAAAGACTATATGTGATTTATTTAGCGGAACAGTAGAATCTTGATTGTAGACAGATTCTTTTTTCCCACTGATAAGAATGTATAGAGGTACTTTTTTGAGTTCTATCAATTTTGTAATGTTTGTATTCTTTCTCCAGTCTTCAACTTGGCATGGTTGAAATGATGACATCCtaaattaaagttaaatatATATGCAGAATCATCAAATCGGAAATATTAATTtgtatctttttaaaattttactatgTAGCATgaaatggctttttttttttttttttttttccttccaaaaataaaaaataaaaaataatgaataagaataatatattattattaagcaTAAGAGGAAAGTGGGCCAAGCCCATCTCAATATCTACGTACAAAGAGCAAATCAGGGAGAGAGGATATGGGGTGAGGCCCAACCCATTTATGGAAGGCAGCCTAGCAAAGCCGAATTGTGGGTCAAACATTTACAGCTCGTCCCAACAAAAAGAAGAGGAGCTCAAGAATTAGTGGACTATCAATGACTTGAAATGAATACGAGCAATAACTAATTACAAAGCTATAGAACatagaataataataacaataaataaataaagtaaattaCTCTCTTTGTGGTCAGAGTGATTATAAATTAACTCTGCTTTTTAGAAACCATCACTAAACGTTCATGTGATAAtttggagtaaaaaaaaaaaaaaaaaaaaataaagattttaatCCTAGTTAATGGATTGATTTGGACCTAAATGAATGGTAGTAGACTGAAATGGACCAAAAAGACCAAAATGCTATGTTGGTGTGGGTCAACAAGAGCATAGCAGTaattcagcttttagatattaCTAGTCGCGGATTCACACGATGCGTGAGAATAAACAATTATTTAGTATTGTAatataaagtgtaatttttttgaaaataatttgttctccctaaaaattaaacaatttttatttagtccaatttggtccactcGGTCAATTGCAGTCCCCCTTTAGTCCATTTTAGACTATTTGGgccttaaattgattctttctatagtttttttttttttgtttttgtttttgtttttttgtttttttttttcaagtttagctcaaaaattcattttttttttcattttttggttgaaaaatatgaaattttattatagttgggctaaactctttagttttgagttaaaaaaatacaaagaaaaatactaatatAGACATTAGAAATTGGAAATATAAGtcctaaaaatgcaataaaaatgataaatattcaaaagttttattcaatccacattggttctattcagtccattctATCCTCTTTGGTCCAATTtagtcctattcagtccattcgATCCTATTTAGTCCATTCTGTCTACTAAAgttctattcagtccaattCAGCCCATTCGGTCTCATTCAATATGTTTTGGTCTAATtcggtccattcagtccacATTGGCCCTATTCAGTCCACATTGGTCCTAGTTGCTCCATTTTGtacactttggttctattcagtCCTATTCGGGCCATTAGGTCCATTTTTatcctatttggtccattttttCCACTTTGATTCTATTATGGTCCATTAtgtccacttcggtcctattcggtccattctgtccacttctTTCCTATTCGGTCTATTCATTCTTATTTGGTCTGCCTTATTCCTTTTCGGTCCTATGTTCTCCATCAGGTCCACTTtgttctatttggtccatttagATCACTTTGGTTCATTTTTGTCCACTTTGATTGGTTGGCTAGTCACGTCCAACATCTTGCATACTTAATTTCTTATGCCATATAGCTAGGAAagcaaagaagagaaaaacatgtATATGAAGATAACATTTTGCCATAGcattatttaatgagtaatgATTATTACATACTGGCTATTGTATACTTATTATATACAAATTATCACGTGAGTTGAAAtcgtgttttgaaaatataatttcaaatgaaaatgtgtgaaatgaaaacaagattttattatttctcaatttaaattgaaatcatgttttttttcaCCGAGAGTGTGTAATGAAGAGTGTATATCAAAGCTTAGTCTATTTTAACTTCTCATGCACCCCCTCAATGCCACATAACTCACAAACAAAGAGACATACAATATATATGTGTCACTCACCAATGAAAGCATACAATGACAACCTCATCTCTTGCATGACTATTCACTACAAaacaatatatgtatatataatgcTAAGTGGTGTTGAAACTGCCTTGGTCCTTCCATTGCCTTCTAAAGACAAAAATCACATCAAACATTAGAATTAAGACAACCCCATCTCTGTCAAAACAAAGACCTTGACAAAATCGATTCAAGCAAAAAAACAACATCGTCACATAGATGgttagatagatagatagatagatagataaatCCCATGGGAGAAAACACAACCACTAATAATAAGACTACTAAAAATAGCACCAACACaactaccaacaaaaacaaagatgGTAGTTCAACTTCAAAGTTTGTGGACAAGAGCAAGAGCaacaaaaaggaagaacagCAAGAGATAACAGAAGGGAATACTAGTGATATGGGTGTGGCTACTGATATAAGGAAGAACTTTGGAGCCATAAAGGAGAGGGTATTGGAGAAACTAGCTGCAGCTTCTGTCCCAGCTGATGCTTTGGATAACGCGAGACACTTCTTGGAGGGTGTGGTTAGAGATGTGACTGTGGCAGCTCAAGGTCTCACCAAGGATGCCTTGCATCGTATTAAGACACGTCTTGTTGATATCATGCCTTCCCTCTCTCCAGCCATCACCAGAAAGGTCTTCCTCTTTCCCTGTCTCATACAATTATGATgtgtaattgtgattttttgaTTGGGCCAAAATGTGGTGTTAGTTCCTAAACTTTAGCTCACGAGAGATTTTATTTAGTccttgaaattaaaattaattcaaaGACTTGAAGTGATCAATTTTAGTCCCTACCAAACTTAAATTGATGTATTTTAGTCCATGTAAAGTGATTATATgctagtttttagtttttagtccCCTATTAATTTAAACTTAGGGGACTAAACTCCCTCGTGAACTAACTATAACAGTGTATTCAAGgacttttttttagtttaataaatataaGCTTATCCTATTTTCAAGTAGACAgtacatatttaattatttatctgGTTTTGCATAGATGTTCAGCAAATAACAGTGAATTTCTAAATTCATCAATAGGATTTTGCAAGTAAGATGAGATAATATAAATGAATGAACAGAAAAGACTCAAATCCTAGAGGTGAGGTGACTTAACACTTTCAAGATGTGAGAGGTGCACGTGAAAAATTTGTCTCATTAAatctatattttaaaaaaatgcactacaatcattttttttccttgactCTTTATAAAGCAACATTTCATAAGTGGCTGACAATGACTTGGATAAAGGGCGTAAAAGTTGTTTTAAAAGTTTGCATCCACccccttccttttctttctccccATTTTGGGTAGAGTGTGTATCTAACTCACCAATTTGATCCAATTTAATTCAATTTGCTGCCTTGGATTGGTTTTTATGGGTTGATACTTTCTTTTTGTCATGTGTTGGGTCGAGTTTGGATTGATAGTTTTATATACTCATCTGATCCAATCTAACAcaacatatatttataaaattattatattacactTATTTCTAAGAATTGATTTTaatgtatttgaaaatttggaatataATTTTAGCACATTATGCAAactgtaataatttattaatagaaAAGTGTTTTAAATAGTGAATGcaaatcttttttttactaGTGATGCAATGTTTAATCTAAAATCTCCAACCCACTCTAGTTGGCTTCTATGCTTGTGACGAGTTGGGACGAGGTTGAGTATTTCTCAACCCAATGAGGTCGGATCAGGTTGGAAATTCTGCAATCTGATTCTGATCCAACTTGACCCATGCATGTCCCCAATTTTGGGGAGATTATGTTTTGCGGGCTTGGGTGGAAAAtcattctctattttcttttctcaacaaaaaaaaaaaaaaaaaaggaaaagaagaaaagaaaaacaccaaTCTTCCCCCATTTTTCATCCTTTCCCTTTCCATCCTAGTGTACTTTTCCTTTTAATCCTATTCCTTACAGGaagaatatatttattttaatatttcaataaaattattgtgtttgGTAATATTATTTTACCCGGTGATCATCTTTTCTATGATTCTATTCAATATGAAGTATGAAACTTAGTCAAGTGATTGCTTCaaaaggtttttaatttgaatcgaGTACATTTTTGTTCATTGCATAACCTATCcataaaatttctaatttttatagCAGTTCcaagtaaaaaattttagtttattgatgtttatttaattttaatgtaaATATTGTCATGTTTATATGACAAAGAACAGATGGTAGATGATGCAGAGAAGGAAGCTAATGGAGATCAGACAGAGTCTGCAAGTGAAGAGGATGGAGCTCATGATCAACCACCACATAATGGCAAGGCCCCATATATGTCCCCAGCTTCCTCTCTGTTTGCTTCTCTGgttaataaaccattttcaAGGCTTTGATGAGAATTTGAATAGCCCCACCCCAACTATTTTGTTTTCCTATCTTTTCTTAATTAGTTCAAATATGAGGTATATATAACATATACAGTCAAATAACGGAACAAGAAAAAAGGAGAACTGTTCAAGTTGATAAAGTTCCAAAGGATGAGATTGAGGTGCCAGATGAGGAGCAGCTTTTCTTTCAAACCTTCTTTTAGGTTGTAACAAGAATAATGGAAAATGTTTGTTTTCATGAatgtgttttttctctctctttctttgattttctatgTGTTAATAAAAGTCTTAAATGATGTTGAACTTGACTTTCCTcccaaaggaaaattattagatgtcacacaaattttcttgtaaattgTCACATTTGGTTTTGGAGATGAGATGATATAAACAAGGAGATACATGTGGTGAGGAGAAACACATAGTAATTAGATTGATTCtgtgtttctttttcaatttttttgcaatttgatATGGATTTTTGATATATGACGAATGATTACATTACCCCATATGTATCTTCttgggttgaaattttattattaagtttGATTAGCAAAGTTTAGTAATGTGGTAATAATTCTGTTTCATTGGTATATTTGATGATAGCacatattaaatttattaatatatatatttttaactatccaaaataaaaagtgCAAGATAATGATGTGGCTCATACATGCACTAGCAATGAAAGCAATAAATTAAAAGTAGAAACttaaatgtttatttatttagaaattgagttatttttcaaaaattattttataaaattattttattttcttatatttggtagcatcttaaatgagttgaaaaacaaaattttaaattttcttatttagctttttgtaagactgagatataatttttttattttttataaaaagtttaatgaaaaacaatatttaaaaataagttatatatatatttttttgacacATTTTTTGATGTtatcaaacattaaaaaacaccaaaaactatATTTACATCTTATTTTCCATCTAAAGACGATGAATATTTATATACTGAACAATAAACTAGTAGGtctattgattctcaaaaaaaaaaaaaaaaaaaaaactagtaggTCTATTCAAATATGATAAGAGCATCCTTTCCTATATAAGAGCAGGAAGGCCCAATAAAACCCGCACACAATAATACTAATAGTCTAATATGTTGGTGGCGCCGACATTCTCTCAGTTGGGCTGTGTGGTTCGGCCGAAGcccataaaatttttatttatttattttttgtctttcataactagttaaaaataataaaatatgaggtATGTATAAATGGAACAAGAAAAGGAGCATCGTTCAACCAAGCATAAATTGACATATGTACAGCCACAAGGGTCAATAGGGGGgcataattaaatattaacataaatttaaacataaattGAAGAGTAAATAAGCTTTTTAAAGTTTAACCCTTCTGATATATATAAAGCATAAATTGACATATGTACGGCCACAATGGTCAATAGGAGGGCATAATTAAATGTTAACATAAATTAAAGAGTAAATAAGGTTTTTAAAGTTTAAcccttttgatatatatatatatatatatatatctctctccaTTTGTTCAGAAGACTTAAACTTTGTCTAATAGGTAAAATTTCTCCCCAAATAGAAGAATAGTTGAGCTCCTCAATTATCCAAAGACTTGTAATTTATCTAGTAGACAATGaactactctctacaaatagaATAGATGTTAGCCCATTTCAAAATAAAGCTATTACATTTTCCTCTTCATTCTCATTCTCAAGCTACGTGCCTTTTGCCTTTTTCTCTTCAATATTGTTGTCAGCCTCATTGTTTAGTTaatattaacaaaacaaaactcatctCAACATAGTCatacaaaactgaaaaccctcACAGCTAGTAAAAGCAAAtctatcccttttttttccatctCATTGCTGCTATAGTAGAGTAGTGAACTTGGAAGTGTGTgaggatgtgggtttgtgttgggggataattcattaaaatattttaaaaataaataatatgactgataaagtggATGTTACTTaaaataatagtggaatttgtttttctttaatgtgAGTAACATCTAcataattgagaaaaaaaattaaggttctTTTTAGGTTAATTCTTGAGTCATATTAAAGATattagtaatttaaaatttaggacACTTGTAGcaacaaatgtttttttttttttttttaaatgcaaaatgTTCTTCTTTAATGATTTGATGATGGTGGCTGAATTTAAGATGCCTGTAGCAACATTTAGAATTCATAATTTGATGATAATAGATTAAATTTATTCTATGAAAGATTATcgtcatgcaaaaaaaaaaaaaaaaaaaaatatatatatatatatatatatatttggatatTATGTATGTCTATAGTGAATTAGACAATTTATGGATATATTATAGTTGATAACTTTGTATTCAATATATTTGTGAATTATGATTATTGTATAAATACTATAACTCGGCCTCCAAGTTAAAAATCCTGGCTACGCCCTGTATATTGAAACTAACCTTTCTATATTTAAGTGAATATCAGACACATGATAGAAAACTTGATAAAATGTTGGTTATGAATTTTCTTTGTATGTCATCACCAAGTCATTTATTTAACAAAGCTTTAGGAGCACAGTCATGAGCTTCTTTTAGCAACAGAACTATTCactttaataactctacaaagACTCTACCGTTGTAGAAATATCATACAAAAGAGGAGCAATTTCATTTCTAGTGTCTTCTCTGGATTCCAAAAGCTAGATTATTAAATGTCTTTAAAGCATCATTGGCCAATTTTTTAACAAGCAAATTGAACCCCGCTTACACACAAAACCAAGTCTATCCCATAACATCCAGAACATTGCAACATCACAAAGTGTATCAAGAACCCATGTACCACCTTAAACGCAATGCACAGACCATCAATTTTTGGTAACAAAAgacctttattttttaaaattttagtaattGAACGTCcccaatatctttttttttttttttggtcggtGGGATGTTTTCAATGGACATGTTAAGCATCAGTTAGATCCCTCTCACACATTAGATTAAGGAAGGATGGATTATCTAAGGTCTTTGTTACAGCCCTAAAAGTGTATAAATACTGGCACCTTCTACAAAAAATCCATATCTATCAATAAACATACTCGAACTCTTatagccaagagccttgtagcttaaTGATATTGTCTGCTCTTCTCTAAGAGAATCAGGTTCAAATCCCCCTAACTATCAAGTAATcaagtaattaatatatatatatatatatatatatatatgagattttATAACTTATACATACATTCCTATGAAAATCACCAACAATATTCATGTCTAGCGTGTGGATCGTCATATGTGATGTGATTTAAGTGAGCAGACACGCGCAAAGACTTCCTTTAGTTGATGTGTTTTGAGCAAAAAACAGATGCATAAATGCGACTAATAAAGCTGCAAAACTTTTTAGATAGTAAGCATTCAGTAAACAAGTCTAAAGTTAAATGCCTTTGTTTAACAGAGGGACTGAGCATGAATTTTCTGTGGTTAATTCATGCTGATTCAGCAATATGTTTTGAAACACTTTCACGGATAAACATGATAAGTTACACTAACAAACAAGAGTAAAGATACAAAGAATCTAACATATTTTTCAACTGCCCATTGATGAGGATAAAAAATATGCTGGCAAAGGTGACGGCACATACCTGACAAGGGTGACGGCACATACCTGACAAGGGTGACGGTGCAGACCTGGCAAGGGTAAAGGTGCAAACTTAGCAAGGATGACGAGATGGTCTTGCCGTCAGTATACCTTCTTGGCTGACGGTGACCTAAGGCTAAAGAACTCCAGAGGCCGAACTTCCTGAAGCTTACGGGATAAGCGTGGACTGACGGGATAACGTAgactgacggcgtcagtctGTGAAATTACCATTATGCACATTTACGTGTACAAGTAAATAgcttgctccccacgtttcatggaACCTAAGGACTcttatatggaaagaatcccgtaaaatacgcccaaggagactcctataaggaaaagacttccgctccaaggaaaagagggtcagCCCTCTCCACTATAAAAACCCAGCACTCTCATAAAccaaggtacgcgtaattttaccctctctagcactctagagcagtgagaatagttctaacttgaccttcggagggtattcggccggtaccacaccggtgctctctgctaggttattccttttcgttgtgcaggtgtcATCTGCGATCGAGTGAGGAGCGTgcgactcattggtggtattgttttcagtatcatcagttggcgccgtctgtgggaagcgCTTTAGCACGTTCTCGCTTTCAAGACaagagagttacatggtactcactcgctcaatggcgaccaacaACGACATTCAAGAGGAAGAAACTCCTACAAccgcgcttgaaagacaggtgaggacgctcgccgccgccgtggagcgcctcacgaagcaaaatcacgacctagaagagcaattgagacagaagaatgcagctcccaacaaccaaggagcagaACAGGAAGGAACCAGTGCTGAcaggagaaaccaggaaggaccccaggccagcaacgccccgagcaaacctgaACGGCAGAACAcgagcatcccctccctcgcggaaaccactccgcccctcgttctcgcggagatgcaagccatgaaggaacaaatggaggttatgatgaatgctctcaagggacgagtatcgaGCGACCtggacgaccttgtcaaccgaacggACTCACCGTTCACCACtaccgtcaactcctacccgttgccaagtaagttccgcatgccgcagatagacagttatgacggggtcaaggacccactggaccacctggagaccttcaaaaccctaatgcaccttcaaggagtagcggacgccatcatgtgcagggccttccctacaacgctaaagggcgcagcaaggatttggttcagtcgactggccccaaactccatcagcaccttcaaagaactcagcgctcagtttaccgcacactttattggaggccatcggtacaagaaatctacggcttgcttgatgagtatgaagcagcgggaagacgaaactctaagagcctacatctcccgcttTAACAAagaggcgctctcgatcgacgaagctgacgacaagatacttgtcgcggcatttacaaatggtttaaagaagggcaagtttttgttctccatatacaaaaacgacccaaaaaccatgtcggAAGTGCTTTATcgtgccacaaagtatatgaacgctgaagatgcactcttagctcgggaagagaggcctagaaaaagagaacgGCAGGAAGACGGTCGGCAGGACCAAAACCGAAAGAAGGCGAGAACCACGGACCGAAGGGACGAAAGACGCCCTAAGCCCCCGGGGggaaggttcacaagcttcactccgctaacagccccgatagatcaagtccttatgcagatcaaggacgaggaatCGCTGACGTTcccaggaaagctgaagagcgaccccaacaaacgttcccgagataagtactgccgatttcaccgcgaccacggccacgacacagcAGATTGttatgacctcaagcagcaaattgaagcccttattagacaaggaaagctgcagagattcgttagcaaggagagggcggatccccccgcacaagaccagcacccccgacgggacaacgagcgaccaagacccccaattggggatataaggatgatcgtaggagggaTGACCGCTGCCGGGTCATCCAAAAAGGCCCGTAAGACCTATCTCCGGATGATACAGAATGTTCAATTGACGGGAGCCGTGCCGAAGATAGCAAGAAGAGAAGGTCCCATAAtcggattctcagaagaagacgcacgacgccttcaccatccacacgacgatgcactcgtcgtcagcttgcgtgtaggagattacaatatgcaccgggtgctcgtcgacaatggcagttcagcggatatcttatactacaccgcgttccagcagatgagggtcgacagggggcgactgatcccaacaaatgccccgcttgtcGGCTTCGGCGGAagccgagtattcccactgggcgcggtcaccttatccgtagttgtgggtgattacccccaacagatagccagggacgtgacgttcttggttgttgattgctcatcagcttacaacgctatcctcgggcgacccacgctcaactcatggaaggcagtaacctccacctaccacctgatgattaagttcccaactgactacggagtaggggaattgcgcgggagtcagatggccgcgcgcgaatgttacatagccatggtggaaatggaggatcaggttcagacTTTAAGTATAGAAGAACACCGGACGGTGacggagccggttgagaagctagaagaaatacctcttgacagttccgatcctggccgcacgaccaaaattggaacactcGCTAGCCTCACGAcccgtcaagagctcataacattccttaggcaaaatcaagacgtattcgcatggggtcatgaagatatgccaggaatagatccttcaatcatggtgcataagctgaatgtgtcgcccgccttttcacccatcagacaaaagaagagggtgtttgccccggaacgagaccgagccatagcagaggaagtcagaaagttacgggaagcaagcttcatcagggaagtgtactatcccgactggttagcaaatgtagtaatggtgaagaaagcaagcgggaaatggcggatgtgtgtggacttcaccgaccttaacaaagcttgccccaaggatagctaccccctacCCAGGGTCGATGTCCTAGTTGATTCCacggcccgacaccagttgctgagcttcatggacgctttttcgggatacaaccaaatccgaatgcacgaagccgaccaggagaaaacatcgttcgtaaccagccaaggcctattctgttacaaggtcatgcccttcggcctaaagaacgcaggcgcaacgtaccaaa contains:
- the LOC126727574 gene encoding uncharacterized protein LOC126727574; this translates as MGENTTTNNKTTKNSTNTTTNKNKDGSSTSKFVDKSKSNKKEEQQEITEGNTSDMGVATDIRKNFGAIKERVLEKLAAASVPADALDNARHFLEGVVRDVTVAAQGLTKDALHRIKTRLVDIMPSLSPAITRKMVDDAEKEANGDQTESASEEDGAHDQPPHNGKAPYMSPASSLFASLVNKPFSRL